The Ichthyobacterium seriolicida sequence CTATAACAGCTTGTATAACAAGAATATCTATGTTAGAAATAGAGCTTCAGTGGCGCCCTTGAAATTTTTTATGTCAAAGGATGACTTTTCTGTATTTGCTTCTATAAGTGTCAAGCACACCTCAAAAATAGATTTAAATAACATTAGTGAAATAATAGATGGAAACAGGTTATTCATAGGTAAATATATGACCATCGACGAAGTATACATACAAGAGTATAGTAGGATAGAGATATCATTTGGGGCAGGGCTTAAGTTAAATGAAAAACTACGTATAGGAGCCAATATAAAATATTTAGAAGCATTAAATTACACTGAACTTAGCACCAATAGGGTAGGTGTACTTACTGATAAAGATACTTATCAAGTTAAATTTTATGCAGAAAATGATATAGCTACTCTTTCTACTTCTGGATATGATACAAGTGGAGGAGATACGGGCTTGTATTTTGATAAGTATCTACCACATTTATATGATCCTACTAAGACTTCTCCAGGTTTCGCTGCGGATATTGGACTTAGCTATGACATAGATAAAAATCTAAATATTAGTACATCCCTAAACAATATAGGATTAATATTTTGGACAAAATATTCTTCAGTACACGTTTTAGATAAAGATTTATTTAACGATAAAAGTCTTACAGAGATTTTGAGCTCTCTTGAAAAAGATCCAAATAAAATAACTAATGATTTTTTATCTAGTGTTGAAAAGAAGGATATCATGCCTAAGATGTTGGATATAGATTATAATATTTCAGCATCTTATATACTGAATAATAGACATACGTTTTCTTTATCTACTACTCTATATGAAGTAAATAGAATATTTGATTACAGAATACAAGGTGCTTATGATTTTAGGCTTTATAAGTGGTTAGATTTAATAGCAGCTCCATCATTTTATAAAAATGACTTTGAACTTGGAGCAGGATTTGTCGTAGGCTGGGGGCCTGTACAGATTAATATGGCTACTCATGATTTAGTAGACCTTATTTTAATCAATCAAGCAAGGTCTGCAACTTTATTCCTAGGAATAAACTTTATGTTCAATCCTGATAAAAAAAAAAGTTGCAACTGCGAAAAAAAAATCGTAAAACCAAACAAGTTCAGCGACAAAAATGAATAAGTCTTTATCTCTAAGAATCTCCTGAGAGGTCTCCTTATAAAAGTAAATTTTGTGTAAGGAGATTTTCTTTTATGTGTTTTGATTCAAAATTATTCCCCCTTGTTTATCCAACAAGGGGTCTTCGCTTTTTCTGAAAAGAAGTTAGCTTTTTCTCAATATAAGATTCTTTTAACTAAAAGTTGTTTTAACTGATTATCAAGCTCAAACGTAATTAAAAGTAATCGAATTGATTAGCTTATGAAAAATTATTCAACTAACTTATCTATTATTGGATACCTTTGAAATGTTTTAGAGACTTCTATCTTCTAGAAGAGTTTCAGATTGCTGTGAAAGAGATTTCGCACTAAAAAAAATAACATAGATTTTATGAATGATCAATTATCCGAGCTAAACGAGGCTCAACGTTTAGCCGTAGAAAAAACAGAAGGACCAGTGATGATTATAGCGGGAGCAGGTTCTGGAAAAACTAAAGTATTAACTTGCAGAGTAGCTAATCTAATAAACAAAGGTGTTGACCCAACAAACATCTTGTCTCTTACTTTTACTAATAAGGCTGCCAATGAAATGAAACATCGAATAAGGAATATAGTCGGAGATAAAGCTGATAAGTTATTGATGGGAACCTTTCACTCTGTATTGGCCAAGATATTGAGAATAGAATCAGACAAATTAGGTTATTCTAGTAATTTCACTATTTACGATCAGATAGATTCATCAAAAGTTATAACAGATATCATAAATGAAATGCAGTTAGATAAAGATATCTATAAAGTGAAATTCGTACAAAATAGAATATCTCTTCTCAAAAATAATCTCATAACTGTTGAAGAGTATTACCATAACAGAGAATTGCAAAAGCAAGATATATACAGCAAGCGAGTAAAGATGGGAGAGGTATATCAAAAATATATCAATACTTGTTTCAATGCTTCTGCCATGGATTTTGATGATATACTGTTAAAGGCAAACGAATTGTTTCACACCGATTCGGAGACTCTAATTAAATATCAAAATAGGTTTAAATACATTATGGTAGATGAGTATCAAGATACCAATCACTGTCAGTATTTAATAGTAAAAACACTATCTGAGAAATATAAAAACATATGCGTTGTTGGAGATGATGCTCAGAGTATTTATTCCTTTAGGGGTGCTAATATTCAGAATATTTTGAACTTCAAAACTGATTATAAAGATGTCTCTGTTTTCAATTTAGAACAGAACTATCGATCTACAAAAAACATAGTTGGAGCTGCTAACAGCATTATCAAAAACAATACAGAACAACTAGATAAAAATATATGGAGCGATAATAATTCTGGAGAAAAATTAGGTGTTTTTAAGGCCTTCAATAGTAATGAAGAAGGAGATTTCGTGGCTAGATCTATAATAGACAATATTCAAGATAGAAATAATTTTAAAAATTTTGCCGTTTTATACAGGACGAATTCCCAATCTAGAGCTATTGAAGATGGTCTTAGAAAAAAAAATATTCCTTACAAGATTTATGGAGGCACATCTTTTTATCAGAGGAAAGAGATAAAAGATATCGTAGCCTATCTGCGACTTATTACAAATTTAAAAGATGATGAAGCTCTAAAGAGGAGTATAAACTATCCAGCTAGAGGAATAGGAGATACAACTCTTGAGAAATTGACAAAAGTGTCTTTAGAATACGGTAAACCTATATTTGAAGTTATAGAAAATATAGATGAATTAGATATTAATATCAATTCAGGAACTAGAAACAAATTGAGAGGTTTCTACAATATGATTAGTGAATTTAGAGATGAGAGCAAGGATAAAAACGCTTTTGAAATTACAGACTATATCCTAAACACTACAGGGTTAGCTAAAGAATTGCATGGTGATTTGACTATTGAGGGTCGTAATAGATATGAAAATGTAAAAGAGCTTATAGGAAGT is a genomic window containing:
- a CDS encoding ATP-dependent helicase, with translation MNDQLSELNEAQRLAVEKTEGPVMIIAGAGSGKTKVLTCRVANLINKGVDPTNILSLTFTNKAANEMKHRIRNIVGDKADKLLMGTFHSVLAKILRIESDKLGYSSNFTIYDQIDSSKVITDIINEMQLDKDIYKVKFVQNRISLLKNNLITVEEYYHNRELQKQDIYSKRVKMGEVYQKYINTCFNASAMDFDDILLKANELFHTDSETLIKYQNRFKYIMVDEYQDTNHCQYLIVKTLSEKYKNICVVGDDAQSIYSFRGANIQNILNFKTDYKDVSVFNLEQNYRSTKNIVGAANSIIKNNTEQLDKNIWSDNNSGEKLGVFKAFNSNEEGDFVARSIIDNIQDRNNFKNFAVLYRTNSQSRAIEDGLRKKNIPYKIYGGTSFYQRKEIKDIVAYLRLITNLKDDEALKRSINYPARGIGDTTLEKLTKVSLEYGKPIFEVIENIDELDININSGTRNKLRGFYNMISEFRDESKDKNAFEITDYILNTTGLAKELHGDLTIEGRNRYENVKELIGSIKIFCASRASMDREASISQFLEEVYLATDYDNDNNSENKVSLMTIHMSKGLEFDTVFIVGMENNLFPSRLSTSLPEEIEEERRLFYVAITRSKRKVYMSYTQSRIQWGTVTNPSPSIFLKEIDKKYLELLNIDRIGGESSGDSSSSYRSFGTNSKYKRPYRRY
- a CDS encoding DUF5723 family protein → MKKSILIGVLMLNYASLIAQDGVLRQMPLSMDRGFLNPSLQPKHTWGIGFSVFENLVGLPISLDDISNNSVDGVVNIYDVYNSLYNKNIYVRNRASVAPLKFFMSKDDFSVFASISVKHTSKIDLNNISEIIDGNRLFIGKYMTIDEVYIQEYSRIEISFGAGLKLNEKLRIGANIKYLEALNYTELSTNRVGVLTDKDTYQVKFYAENDIATLSTSGYDTSGGDTGLYFDKYLPHLYDPTKTSPGFAADIGLSYDIDKNLNISTSLNNIGLIFWTKYSSVHVLDKDLFNDKSLTEILSSLEKDPNKITNDFLSSVEKKDIMPKMLDIDYNISASYILNNRHTFSLSTTLYEVNRIFDYRIQGAYDFRLYKWLDLIAAPSFYKNDFELGAGFVVGWGPVQINMATHDLVDLILINQARSATLFLGINFMFNPDKKKSCNCEKKIVKPNKFSDKNE